A genome region from Nicotiana tabacum cultivar K326 chromosome 13, ASM71507v2, whole genome shotgun sequence includes the following:
- the LOC142168132 gene encoding uncharacterized protein LOC142168132 has translation MICYFEAYKPVLLTKRVTWQLPDARWYKSDTDGASKGNPGPSSNGFCVRNEVGDLMYTKADNIGVTTNVVAEAKAILQGLEYCVTHDLHPLILETNSLVLKKVIEGKWVTPWCIGAEVQKIRGLREHFNVIFQHVYREVNTVADYIANNAFNFAGSTIFYSFIGMTSEGRKLLNLDKSQTPNLRI, from the coding sequence ATGATCTGTTACTTTGAAGCATACAAACCTGTATTGCTCACCAAAAGAGTAACTTGGCAGCTTCCAGATGCAAGATGGTATAAATCTGATACAGATGGGGCATCAAAGGGCAACCCAGGGCCTAGTTCAAATGGTTTCTGTGTTAGAAATGAAGTAGGAGATCTAATGTATACAAAGGCAGATAATATAGGTGTGACCACTAATGTTGTAGCTGAAGCAAAAGCAATACTTCAAGGGTTGGAATATTGTGTGACGCATGACCTTCATCCACTGATATTGGAGACAAATTCTTTGGTTTTGAAAAAAGTCATCGAAGGGAAATGGGTGACACCTTGGTGTATAGGGGCAGAAGTGCAGAAGATTAGGGGATTGAGGGAACACTTTAATGTGATATTTCAACATGTATATAGAGAAGTCAATACAGTAGCAGATTATATAGCCAACAATGCTTTCAATTTTGCAGGATCAACTATATTTTACTCGTTCATAGGGATGACTAGTGAAGGGAGGAAACTACTAAACCTCGACAAGTCTCAAACTCCTAATCTAAGGATTTGA